The following nucleotide sequence is from Micromonospora sp. WMMD1120.
GCTCTCCCCGTCGTCCCCACCACCGCCGTTGTCGCCGCCGCCACCCGGGGTGCCCGGCTCGTCGTCCCACACGCTGCAGTCGGGCTGGTCGGGCGGGCAGCCGGCCCCCGGGTCGGCGCGCCGACCGGCGGCGGCCGGCACGCCCGCGCCGATCACCAGGAGGAGCGCGACGCCGATTGCGGCGAGCCCTCTCCGGGTACGCGCCGGAGCACGCTCACCGACCCGGGTCAGCACGGCTGGTCCCGGTGCGTCGTGCCGGCGTTGATGAGCCAGCGACCGTCGGGATATCGGGTCGCGGTGGCGGTGGAGAGGTGCCTGCCGCCGCCACTGCCGGGAACCGGGCGCTTGTCCTTGGCGTAGACCAGCCGGTAGCCGGTGGTGTCCAGGCAGTCCTGGATCTCCACTGTGGCCGGCTTCACGTCCAGACTGACGGCGGTCACGGTCGGGTCGGACTTCAGTGTCCCGGTACGCATGGCACCGTGCTCCTTGGCGTCACGAATGGACAGCTGGACCCGGGTGAGAAGTGGATCAGCCAGGAACCGGGACAGTTCCGGTGCCCGCGGATCACTGCGTACGCCGGCCGCACGAGAGGCCGCCAGATAACCGGAGTACGCGTCCAGCGCCGCTTTTTCGGCAGCTCGCCGTGCGGCGTCGGGATCGGTCAGTTGTGCGTTGTCGCGGGCTGTCGTCGGCCGTTCGACCGTCGCCTCCCGTCCGCTGGCGCATCCGGTGACCGGCACTGCCGCCACGACCGCCAGCAGGCAGATTGCCGCTCGTCTGAGCTGCCGTCCGCGCACCGTCGAGCCTCCTCGGGGTCGCCCGTGGCGATGCCGGTGCACCGCCGGCGGGCATGCGGAAGCGCGCCCGGATCAGCACATCCGGTGCCGTTCATTGCGCTTCTGCATTCACCGTTACGGATCTTTTACAAATTCCAGGTCCTGTGTCGTCCGGTGGTGTTGGTGAGGCTTGCGTCACACCCAAGGGGCGAGCATAGGCTGACGTCAGCCGATGCAACAGAGGCAATTCATTTGAACACTCTGCGTGATGTCAGGTGGTGGTGACGGGTGTGCGCGGTGCGTGCCGACCAACGGCCGTGCAAAAAGTCGCGAATGGTGGGGCATCGACGTGCCGGAGCGGTATCGGTCGGCCACGTGGCCGGCGCCGAGCCGGCGAGACGGGCCGGCCGACAGTTCGGCGGGCGGGTCTCTTTCCGCACCATCCGCCACACCCGAGCGATCGTCCCGTCACGATCCGTGTTCAGTTTCACCGGGTGGCGGAGCGTCCGTACGGGGATGACATGGCGCTGACCGACCCTCCAGCGGCGGTGCCCGGCCGGGGCAACCCATCCGAACGGAGCCCGGCGACGGTGCCGGGTCGGGTGTTGGCGGTCCTCGCGGTCAGTCCGCTCATCCGGATGGCGGCCGCGCGCTACGCCGTACCCCCGGGTCTGCCCGACCGGACCGGCTGCGCTGCCTGCGGCGCGCCGGTCAGCCTGACCCGGCCCTGGCCGGCGCTGGGTCCGACGGCCCGGTGCCCGCGCTGCCGTGCCCGGGTCGGGCCGCCGCCGGGAACCGTCGAGGTGGCGGTGCTCGCGGCGGTGACGCTGCTGGCGCTGGGTGGCCCGTGGGGCGGGACGCTGCCGGCGCTGGCCTGGTGGCTGGGCTGGACGATTCCGGCGGTCTTCGTCGACCTGGCCGTGCACCGGTTGCCGGATCGGCTCACGGTGCCGGCGGCGGCCGGAACGTGGTTGCTGCTCGGCGTGGCCGCTCTCGACGCCGAACCGGAGCACTGGTTGCGGGCCGTGCTCGCCGGTGCGGGACTGGCGTCGTTCTTCGCCGCCACCACGCTGCTGCTCGGTCGCCGGGGTTTCGGACTGGGCGACGCCAAGCTGGCGCTCGGCGTGGGGGCGCTGCTCGGCTGGCACGGCTGGCCGGTGCTGCTGCTCGGGATGCTGCTCGCGTTCGGGTTGTCCGCCCTGGTCAGTCTGGGTCTGCTGAGCACCCGCCGCGCCTCCTGGAGCACCCACCTGCCGCTCGGCCCGTTCCTGCTCGTCGGCACCACCGGCGCTCTCCTGCTGATCACCTGACCGTGCGCGCGCCGTCCGGCGCGGCTCGGCGTCAGGGGCGGGAGCGGCTGGCCAGTTTGGCGACCGGGTCGTCGGCCCGCTCGGCGCGGCGGCGGAGCACCTCAGTGGCCGGGCGGGTCAGCAACGGGGTCGCCACCACGGCGACCAGGGCGCCGAAGAGCACGCCCGCGATCACGTCGTGCGGGTAGTGCACGCCGACGAAGACCCGGGAGAAGGCGCCGAGCGCGGCGAGCGGCAGTGCGACAAGGCCGATCCGGCGGGAGAGCAGCAGCGTGGTGACCGCGAGCGCACCGGCGATGGTGGCGTGGTTGCTGGGGAACGACCAGTCGCCGGTGGGTGGACAGACATCCGCGATGATCGCCCGGCCGATGGTCCGGCAGGGGCGCTCCTCGTCCACCACCGTCTTGAACCACTCGCTGCCCGCGTACGCCAGCACCGCCGGCAGCGGCGCGATCAACGCGAGGGCCCGGCCGTGCGGGCCGCCGGACCAGCGACTCAGCGCGGCCAGCAGTAGCAGCGCGCCGAGCAGCAGGATCACGCCCTCGGTGGCGTGCCCGACGAACCACCGCACCGGCTCGGGGCTGCGGGCGGCGGCGTCGACGACGTCGCGGTACCACTCCGCGCTGATCTCCGGAACATCAATGCTCTCGGTGTCGACCATGCATCACCTCACCTCTCGTTCATACCCTGTTCACCTTGCATACACCTGGGGAACGGGTAACGGGAAACGCCCACATCCGTCCCTCAGGAACCGCACAGCCGGCTCTGCTTGGCTGGCCCGGGACGTCGGCATCCGCGGGAGGCTTCGTGCACAGCAGTTCGGCCACCGATCGGCAGTCGCCGGTCGACGGCGTCGGGGACGACGAGACCTGGCGGATCCGGCGTACGGCGGACGACGCGGACCGGCTCGGGGAGACCGAGTCGATCTTCGCCTTGGGTAACGGGTGGGTCGGCTGGCGCGGTGTCCTCGACGAGGGCGCCCCGTGCGGGATGCCGGGCAGTTACCTCAACGGCTTCCACGAGCGGCGCGAACTGAGCTACCCCGAGGAGGGGTACGCGTTCCCGCTAGCCAGCGACACCGTCATCAGCGCACCGAACGCGGCGCTGATCCGGCTCTGGGTCGACGACGAGCCGCTGGACATCCGGACCGGCACGCTGCGCCGCCACGACCGGGTGCTCGACCTGCGCGCCGGAGTGCTGCGCCGGGAGACCGAGTGGATCTCACCGGCCGGTCGGGGTGTCCGCGTCCGCAGCACCCGGCTGGTGTCGTTGCCGCGTCGCCCGGTGGCCGCCGTCCGGTACGAGGTCGAGCCGTTGGACGCCGCCGTCGAGCTGCGGGTGTGCTCGGATCTGCTGGCGAACGAGAAGGTGCCGGAGCGCTCGGACGACCCCCGCGCCGCCTCGGTGCCCACCGATCCGCTGACCGGCGAGCTGCACCGGGCGTCCGGCCTGGACGGGGTGCTGGCGCACCGCACCGAGCGCAGCGGCCAGCGCGTCGCGGTCGCGGTCAGTCACCTGGTGGACGGACCGGGCACGGTGGCCGTCACGGGTGACAGCAGTCCGGACCGGGTACGGCTGACAGTCGCCGGCCGGCTGGGCCCGGGGGAGCGGCTGCGGCTGACGAAGTTCGCCGCCTACGAGTGGGCGCCGGTCGACGGGACGCCCGCCGACGAGTTGGCCGCCCTCGTCGCCGCCGAGGCCGACGCGGCCCGCGCGGACGGCTTCGACGCGCTCGGCGAGGACCAGCGAGCCGCCCTGGACGCGGCCTGGCAGGTCGCCGACGTGCGGCTCGACGGCGATCCGGAGCTCCAGCAGGCTGTCCGGTTCGCGATGTTCCACCTGATCCAGGCCGGTCGCCCGGACTCCGACCGGACCATCTCGGCCAAGGGGTTGACCGGCAACGGCTACGACGGGCACGTCCTCTGGGACACCGAGAGCTACGTCCTGCCGGTGCTCACCTACCTGGCCCCGGCGGTGGCCCGTTCGGCGCTGACCTGGCGGCACGCCCACCTGCCGGAGGCGCGCGAGCGCGCCGCCGAGCTGCGGTTGACGGGTGCGACCTTCCCGTGGCGCACCATCGGCGGCCGGGAGAGCTCCGGTTACTGGCCGGCGGGCACCGCAGCGCTGCACGTCAACGCCGACATCGCCGACGCGGTGCTGCGCTACCTGGCGGTCACCGACGACCAGCGTTTCCTCGCCGAGGCGGGGCTGGAGCTGCTGGTGCAGACCGCGCGGCTCTGGCACGGGTTCGGTCACTTCTCCGCCGACGGCACCTTCCACCTGTACGGTGTGACCGGCCCGGACGAGTACGCCGCGCTGGTCGACGACAACGTCTTCACGAACCTGATGGCCAGGCGCAACCTGCGGGGCGCCGCGGATGCCGCCGAGCGCCACCCCGACCTGGCCGACCGTCTCGGAGTCGACAGGGGCGAGCCGGCCCGCTGGCGGGCCGCCGCCGACGCGATGGCCATCCCGTACGACAGCGAGCGGCGGGTGCACGAGCAGGCCGCCGGGTTCACCCGGCAGCCCGAGTGGGACTTCGCGAACACCACCGACGAGGACTATCCGCTGCTGCTGCACTTCCCGTATTTGGAGTTGTACCGCAAGCAGGTGGTCAAGCAGGCCGACCTGGTGCTGGCCATGCAGCTCTGCCCCGGCGAGTTCACCGCCGACGAGAAGGCCCGCAACCTGGCCTACTACCAGGCCCGCACCGTCCGCGACTCGTCGCTGTCGGCCGCCCCGCAGGCCGTCCTGGCCGCCGAGGTCGGCCACCTGGATCTGGCGTACGACCTGTTCGCCGAGTCGGTGCTCCAGGATCTGGCCGACCTGGGCGACAAGACCGCCGACGGGCTGCACCTGGCCTCGCTGGCCGGCGCGTGGCTCGCGCTGGTGCAGGGCTTCGGTGGGCTGCGCGACGATCGGGGCGTGCTCTCCTTCGACCCTCGACTGCCGGACCGGATCGACCGGTTGGCGTTCAGCCTGCGATGGCGCGGCCACCGGCTACGGGTCACGCTGACAGCGGCCGAGGCCCGCTACGAGCTGCCCGACGCCGCGCCCGACGTCGAGGTGGAGCTGTGGCACCACGGCGCGGCGCTGCGGCTCACCGGCGCCGATCCGGTCACCCGGCCGATGCCGCCGGTGCCCGACCCCGGCCCGGAACCGCCCTCCCCACCGGGGCGACGCCCCACCCGCCGCTCGGCCGACTGAACCGCCGCATCCGCCCGGCCGGCGTGGCTCAGGCCGGCACGGGACCGCCGGCCATCCGCTCCCGGACGGCCTCCAGCGCCTCGAAGGCGTACGCCCAGTTGTGGCACTTGAAGCTGCGCAGGCCGTCGATCGCGGTGTGACAGTCGGAGCAGCGTACGCCGGCGATGGCGGCCGGGATCTCGGTGTTGACGTACTTGCGGTCGCCGAGGATGACAGTGGCGATCATGTTCTTGTCGTGCAGCCCGGAGAGCGCGGACGAGACGATGTCGTACCAGGTGACCCGCCGGCCGCACTTCGGGCAGTCGGGCTCGTCGCCGCTGACCCAGAGCGGTGCGCCGATGCTGCGCGCCGGCATGCCCAGCAGCTTCTCCAACCGCCGGACGTCCGACTCCGGGGTGGTCCAGCGGTGCCGGCCGGGCAGTGATGCGGGCGAGTCGTACACGGCGCGGAACAGGTCGTGATCGACCTGCACGGTCTCGCGCTGAGCGGTCATCGGCGTCCCTCCTCGTTGAGTCGGTGCCCCCACCGTGGTCAGCGGTGACCATGGGCGCAGTCGGATCAACGACAGGAGGGGCCCGGGGGTCGTTCCTCGAAGTCGCCGCTTCCGCCCTCGGTGCCCGGTCGCGGGTGGTACGACGGATGCGGGGCGGGTGTGCCACCCGGGGGGAGCGCCGATGCCGAGCCGAGCCGACCGGCTGCTGCGGCGAACTGACTCGCCGCTGAACGCGTCGTTCCTCGAACTCTTCTTCGACCTGGCCTTCGTGCTCGCGCTCAGCCAGTTGGCCGAACACCTGCTCGACGACCTCACTGTGGCCGGCGCGCTGCGGACCGCGCTGCTGTTGACCGGCGTCTGGTGGATCTGGGTGCCGACCACCTGGTTCGCCGACTGGTACGACCCGCAGAGCCCCGCCGTACGGTGGTTGCTGGTGGGTTCCGCGCTGGGCAGCCTGCTGGCCGGGGTGGCGATCCCGCAGGCGTTGGACGGGCGGGGTCTGCTCTTCGCCGGCGCGTACGTCGCGGTGCACATCGCACGCGGCGTGGTCACCACCTTCGCGCTGCGCGGGCATCCCCGGCAGGGCCGGACGCTGCGGATCCTGTGCTGGTTCAGCGTCTCCGCCGTGCCGTGGCTGGTCGGTGGGTTCCTGCCGGAGTGGCGGGTGCCGCTCTGGCTGCTCGCCCTCGCCATCGACCTGGTCGGCCCACGACTCGGCTGGCCGACGCCCCTGATGGGCCGGAGCGGGCAGAGGGAGCTGCACCTCGCCGGTGGGCACTTCGCCGAGCGGTACCAACAAATCATGATCATCGCGCTCGGCGAGCTGGTCCTGGTCGCCGGTCTCTCGTACGCCGGCACCGACCTGCACCTCACGCGGACCATCGCGTTCCTGCTGGTCTTCGCCACCGCGGTGCTGATCGGCCTGCTCTACGTCACGCCCGCCGGGCAGCGGCTGGGCCGGGCCATCGAACACGCCGATCCGTCCCGGCTCGGCGTCATCACCGGATACCTGCACCTGGTGATGATCGCCGGATTGGTTCTCACCGCGGTGGGCGCCGAGCTGAGCATCACCCACCCGCTGCGTACCGACGACACGACGGCTGTCGTCGTCATCCTGAGCGGCCCGACGCTGTTCCTCGTCGGGCGGATCCTGTTCTCCATGGCGATCCACCGGCGGCTCTCCTGGCCGCGGGTCGCCGCCCTGTTCGTGCTCTCCATCGCGGCGTCGTTGCTGCGGCTGCCGCTGCTGGCGGTCAGCGCGGTCGCCACCACAGTGGTGCTCGTGGTGGTCGTCCTGGACCACGCCGGCATCACCTACTCCCGACGCCGAACCGGAGCGTAGGTGGATCGGCTGTGCCGGGTCCTGTCGGTGCCAACCGCGCCCAGACGCCCGGCTCATCGAGATCGCCGAGCGCTGG
It contains:
- a CDS encoding low temperature requirement protein A; this encodes MPSRADRLLRRTDSPLNASFLELFFDLAFVLALSQLAEHLLDDLTVAGALRTALLLTGVWWIWVPTTWFADWYDPQSPAVRWLLVGSALGSLLAGVAIPQALDGRGLLFAGAYVAVHIARGVVTTFALRGHPRQGRTLRILCWFSVSAVPWLVGGFLPEWRVPLWLLALAIDLVGPRLGWPTPLMGRSGQRELHLAGGHFAERYQQIMIIALGELVLVAGLSYAGTDLHLTRTIAFLLVFATAVLIGLLYVTPAGQRLGRAIEHADPSRLGVITGYLHLVMIAGLVLTAVGAELSITHPLRTDDTTAVVVILSGPTLFLVGRILFSMAIHRRLSWPRVAALFVLSIAASLLRLPLLAVSAVATTVVLVVVVLDHAGITYSRRRTGA
- a CDS encoding phosphatase PAP2 family protein, with the translated sequence MVDTESIDVPEISAEWYRDVVDAAARSPEPVRWFVGHATEGVILLLGALLLLAALSRWSGGPHGRALALIAPLPAVLAYAGSEWFKTVVDEERPCRTIGRAIIADVCPPTGDWSFPSNHATIAGALAVTTLLLSRRIGLVALPLAALGAFSRVFVGVHYPHDVIAGVLFGALVAVVATPLLTRPATEVLRRRAERADDPVAKLASRSRP
- a CDS encoding glycosyl hydrolase family 65 protein; this encodes MHSSSATDRQSPVDGVGDDETWRIRRTADDADRLGETESIFALGNGWVGWRGVLDEGAPCGMPGSYLNGFHERRELSYPEEGYAFPLASDTVISAPNAALIRLWVDDEPLDIRTGTLRRHDRVLDLRAGVLRRETEWISPAGRGVRVRSTRLVSLPRRPVAAVRYEVEPLDAAVELRVCSDLLANEKVPERSDDPRAASVPTDPLTGELHRASGLDGVLAHRTERSGQRVAVAVSHLVDGPGTVAVTGDSSPDRVRLTVAGRLGPGERLRLTKFAAYEWAPVDGTPADELAALVAAEADAARADGFDALGEDQRAALDAAWQVADVRLDGDPELQQAVRFAMFHLIQAGRPDSDRTISAKGLTGNGYDGHVLWDTESYVLPVLTYLAPAVARSALTWRHAHLPEARERAAELRLTGATFPWRTIGGRESSGYWPAGTAALHVNADIADAVLRYLAVTDDQRFLAEAGLELLVQTARLWHGFGHFSADGTFHLYGVTGPDEYAALVDDNVFTNLMARRNLRGAADAAERHPDLADRLGVDRGEPARWRAAADAMAIPYDSERRVHEQAAGFTRQPEWDFANTTDEDYPLLLHFPYLELYRKQVVKQADLVLAMQLCPGEFTADEKARNLAYYQARTVRDSSLSAAPQAVLAAEVGHLDLAYDLFAESVLQDLADLGDKTADGLHLASLAGAWLALVQGFGGLRDDRGVLSFDPRLPDRIDRLAFSLRWRGHRLRVTLTAAEARYELPDAAPDVEVELWHHGAALRLTGADPVTRPMPPVPDPGPEPPSPPGRRPTRRSAD
- a CDS encoding A24 family peptidase, which gives rise to MAERPYGDDMALTDPPAAVPGRGNPSERSPATVPGRVLAVLAVSPLIRMAAARYAVPPGLPDRTGCAACGAPVSLTRPWPALGPTARCPRCRARVGPPPGTVEVAVLAAVTLLALGGPWGGTLPALAWWLGWTIPAVFVDLAVHRLPDRLTVPAAAGTWLLLGVAALDAEPEHWLRAVLAGAGLASFFAATTLLLGRRGFGLGDAKLALGVGALLGWHGWPVLLLGMLLAFGLSALVSLGLLSTRRASWSTHLPLGPFLLVGTTGALLLIT